CAGTACCTGCTGATCGCCGCCGACCGCGTCTGAGTCACCGCGACCACCGCCCCCGCACACGCCCCGGCCGGGCTCGTTCAGCCGACGTGGACGCGGGGGCGCCGGTCGCGGTCGGGTTCGGCCTCGCGCAGGACTTCACGGGTGACGGGAGCGACTTCCCCCTGTCCGAAGAGGAAGAAGCGGAGGAACTGGGCGAACGGGTTGCCCTCGGTCCACTCGAAGTAGATGTGCGGCCGCGCTCCGGTGGCGTCGCGTACGTGCAGCAGCAGCGCGGCCAGGGCGTTGGAGATGGTGGAGCTTTCGAGGGCGAGCACCCGGAAGCGGCCGTGCATGACCTCGCCGCGTACCCGTAGTTCGCTCTCGAACTCGGACGGGTCGCCGACGGTGACCTCGACGAAGATGAAGTCGTCGTCGACCGGGAGGTCGTTGTCGGTGCGGATCTGCTGGAGCTTGTCGCGGTATTCGGCCAGATCGCGCTGGTCGGGCTCGTTGGCGATGAAGCGGATCTTGCGGTGGGCGGCGTCGTGGATGAACCGTTCGGCCGTCTCGTCGAGCACGACGCTGGTCACCCGCAGCTCGAAGGCGCGGGCGAGGCGGGAGAGGAACGACAGCAGGATGATCCCGGCGATGAAGCAGGCACCGATCTTCACTCCGTCGGGGCGCTCGACGACATTCGCCACGGTGGTGTAGAGGAACACCACGGAGATCACCGCGAAGCCGATCGTCCAGCCCCGCTCGCGGGCGCGCCGTGCGGTGATGGTCACCGCGATCGCGGCGGAGCTGATCAGGACCAGGACGCCGGTGGCGTAGGCGCCGCCCTGGGCGTCCACATCCGCGTCGAAGATCCAGGTCACCAGGAAGGCGACCAGGGTGAAGACCAGCACCATCGGGCGCACCGCGCGGGCCCAGTGGGGGGCCATGCCGTAGCGCGGCAGGTATTGCGGCATGAGGTTCAGCAGGCCGGCCATCGCCGAGGCGCCGGCGAACCAGAGGATGGCGATGGTGGAGACGTCGTAGACCGTGCCGAAGGCGGAGCCCAGATACTCGTGGGCCAGGTAGGCCAGGGCGCGTCCGTTGGCGGGCCCGCCGGGCCGGAACGCCGGCTCGGGGATGAGCAGGGTCGTGAGGAAGCTGGTGATGATGAGGAAGACGCTCATGATCACGGCGGCGGTGGTGAGCAGCTTCTTCGCGCCCCGGATGCGCCCGGTGGGACGCTCCTCGGTGTCGTCGGGGTCTCCCTCGATATGGGGCATGACGGCCACGCCGGTCTCGAACCCGGACAGGCCCAGGGCCAGCTTCGGGAAGACCAGCAGGGCCACGCCGACCATCGCCAGGGCGCTGCCGTGCTCGGTGGTCAGGGCATGGGACCAGTCGGTGACGACATGGGGCGCGGTGGCCACATGCCAGACTCCGGCGAGGACCACCACCACATTGAGCCCCAGGTAGAGGCCCACGAGGACGAGGGCCACCCCGATGGCCTCCAGGAAGCCCTTGAGGAACACCGCGCCCAGCAGCGCGATCAGGACCAGCGTGATGACCAGCCGGCCGTTCTGCAGGGCGCTGGTGAGGTGCGGGTTCTCCACCAGGTGGGTGGCGGCGTCGGCGGCCGACAGGGTGATGGTGATCAGGAAGTCGGTGGCCGCGAACCCCAGCAGGGTCAGCACGAACAGCTTGCCCTTCCAGAAGGACAGCAGCCGCTCCAGCATGGCGATCGAGCCCTGGCCGTGCGGGCTCTCCCGGGCCACCCGCCGGTACACCGGCAGCGCGCCGGCCAGCGTCACCAGGACCAGGACGAGGGTGGCGACCGGCGACAGCACGCCCGCGGCCAGGGCGGCGATGCCCGGCTGATAGCCGAGTGTCGAGAAGTAGTCGACTCCGGTCAGGCACATGACCCGCCACCACCGCTGTCCACGGTGGGCGCTCTGGGCACCCGCGTGCGGCCCGGGGTGGTGCTTGGCCATGTCGGCCAGGCCCTCCAGCATCCATGCGCGCAGGCGATGCCGTGCTGCGGCCCGGGGAGGAGAACCGGCGGAGGCGGCCATCGTGTGCTCCTGTCGTACCGCGAAGGGGGCCGGCCATTGACGGGACGGCCACGTCAGCGTACGGAGGCGGGGCGTCGTCGCCGTGGTGTTCGGCGGTGTGGCGCGTTCGTGTCCCCGGGGACCGGGACGGCGGGCGGGCGTTCAGGCGGGAAGCGCGGCTCCCTGACGGGACGGCTTTCCGGTGAGGTGGTGCACGTACTCGCGCGCCAGACGGAATCCCGCGGTCCAGGCGAGGAGCCGGCTGGGACGGTGGTCGCGGGAGCAGGTCCAGCTCGGGACGTGGCCGCGGGTGGCGACGTCCCGGCACAGGGCGGCCACACAGGCCAGGGCCAGGCGCTGACGGCGGTGGCCGGGCGCGGTGAAACAGGCGAGGTCTTCGTACCGGGTGCCCTGGAAGTACGTACAGGCAACGGCGAGGACGTCCCCCTCCCGGAAGGCGGCCCAGCCGAACCCGGAAGCGGCGAGAGGCGCCGGGCCGCCCCAGCTCGCATGGAGCCACGCCGCATCCGGGGTGAGGGCGGCCAGCGCCGGGGCATCCTCCGCCGTCAGCCGACGCACCGTCACCCTGTCCGGGACGCGCGGCACCGGTACGGGCACCCGGTGCAGATACAGCATTCGCTCCCAGGGCACGACCAGGTCGAAGGCGATGCCCAGCGCGGGCAGGAAGCGGGCGGGGGCCTGCACATAGTGCGCGCCGAAGACGGCGAGGGCATCGGGGGCCAGCGCGCCCGGGTCGCCGCGGAGCAGGACGTGGTCCGCGCAGGCCACGGCCAGGGCGCGCGGAGCGGTGGCCCGGTCGGCCCACCAGCGGCCGGTGCCGAAGGCCCGTACGTGTTCGGGCAGCGCGGCCGCCCCGGGGGAGCCGGCCGGGAACCAGCCGGTGAGCGGGGGAAGTTGGTCCGGGGCGAGTTCGATCACTGGGTTCCATCCCGTCGGCGGAGGCGGGAGCGGCCACCGGCCGAGGCCGGACCGGCCCTCAGGACACTAGGAGAGGTGGGGGCGAAGGGGGCGCAGCCTCTCTCGGGAAGGGCGCTGCGTACTCCGAACGGACGCACCGGGGCCCGAGGCGTACGGCACGGCAGGAGACACGACAGGGAGGACGACAGGAGGACGACGAGGAGTGCAGCGTGTCGCCGAGGGGATCCGCTCGGTGACCCCTTCGGCGGCGGCTGGATTCCTGGGAGTGGTGTGCCAGAGTGGAGGTGGACGGGCGCCGCGGTCGATGGGTGGGAGAGAGGGCGGCCTGTCATGTCCCTACAGCCGGATCGCCTCGGCGCGGTCACCACTCATCCCCGGTCCCCGTCCCGGCGGACCGAGGAATATGAGGACCTGTTCGCTCAGGCTCCGGTGATCTTCGTTGCGCTGGGCGGCCCCTCCCATCTGCTGGAGGCGGCGAATCCGGCGTTCTTCGAGGCGTTCGGCGGCGGCCGTACGCAGAGCGGCGCACCGATCGGCGAGGTGATTCCGGAGCTGGGCCCGCAGGGCGTGCTGGACCGGCTCGATGCGGTGTACCGCACCGGCACCACGTTCCGGGCCCGTGGCGCGCGGCTGGTGCTCGGTGCGCCGGGGAAGGAGCGGGAGGGCTTCTTCGACTTCACCTACGAGCCCCGCCGGGACGCGGTGGGCGAGGTCGACGGGGTGATCGTGATCGCGGTGGAGACCACCGTCCACCACCATGCCCAGCTCCTCGCGTCCGAGCAGCGCCTCCTGCTGGAGCAGATCGCCCGCGAAGCCCCGCTGGGCAGCATTCTGACCGGTATGGCCCGGGCGATCGAGGAGCTGTCGCCGGACTTGATCGTCTCGGTGCTGCTGGCCGATCGCGACGGCCGGCAGCTGCGGCACGGCACCGGTCCGAGCCTGCCCGCCTTCTACAACGAGGCGATCGACGGGATCGCCATCGGTGCGGACGTGGGCTCGTGCGGCACGGCCGCGTATCTGCGGGTGCCGGTGACCGTCACCGATATCGCCACCGATCACCGGTGGAAGGGCTATCGGGAGCTGGCGGAGCGGGCCGGGCTCGCGGCGTGCTGGTCCACCCCGATCCTGGGGACGGACGACCGGCTGCTGGGAACCTTTGCGATGTACCACCGTGCCCCCAAGGCCCCCGAGGAGACGGACCTGGCCCTCAGTGCCGCGTTCGCCCGGATCGCCGCACTGGCCATCGAGCGCCACCACGCCCTGGAGGCGGAACGCGCCGCCCAGGAGCGGGAGCGGGAGGCCCGAGAGGACCTGGCCTTCGTGCTGGACGCCAGCACGGCCATCACCCGCGAGCCGCACTACGCGGACTGCCTGCAGCGCCTGGCCCGGCTGACCGTACCGACCCTGGCCCCGCTGTGCAGCGTCCATGTGCTGGAGGACGGCCGGACCCGGCGGATCGCGGTGGCCGCCGCCACCCCGGCCGAGGAAGACCTCCTCGCCTCCCCGGTGCTCACCGGACAGGTCGACCGGGCGGTGGCCCGCGTCCTGGCCTCGGGCGCCACGGAGACCAGTCGCCCGGCGGCCTCGCCCGGCGACCCTCCCGGGCCGCCCGGCGTCACCGGTTACGTCAGCGTCCCGCTGGCGACCCGCGGCCGCACCTTCGGCGTACTGACCCTCCTGGCCACCGACCGGCCGCTGGACGGCCATGCCGTCGCCCTCGCCGAGGAGCTGGCCCGCCGGGCCGCCTCCAGTGCCGACAACGCCCACCAGTTCAGCGACCGCGTCCAGCTGGCCCGCGATCTGCAGGCCGGGCTGCTGCCTCCCGAGCTGCCCAGGATTCCCGGTGCCGATCTGGCGGCGTACTACCATCCCGCCGGCGAAGGGCCGGAGGTCGGCGGCGACTTCTACGATGTCTTCCCGCTCCCCGACGACCGCTGGGCGTTCATGATCGGCGATGTCTGCGGGCGCGGCGCACTGGCCGCCACCACCACCGGCATGGTCCGCCACACCGCACGCGCCGCCGCGCGTCTGCTGCACGATCCGGCGGACGTGGTCGCCGCCATCAACGACGCGCTCACCGGGAGCCCGCTCGACGAGGACCACTTCGTCTCCCTCGTCTACGGCGAACTGCGGCACACCCCGTCGCACCTCGCACTGGAGCTGATCCGGGCCGGTCATGTACCGCCGCTCGTGCGCCGCACCGACGGCACCGTCGAGCATGTGGTCCAGTCGGGCCTGCTCCTGGGGATCAGCCCGGAATTCCACGGCGCCTGCTGCCGGCTCGACCTCGCGCCGGGCGACAGCCTGGTGCTGGTCACCGACGGCATCACCGAGGCCCGCTCCGCCACCGGCGAGTTCTTCGACGAACACCGCCTGGCCGATGCCCTTCTCGCCCTCCCCGGCACGGCGTCCGGTGCCGCCGGTCTCATCGAGGCCGTCCATGCCGCGGTGACCGCCTTCGCGGGCCGGTCCACCCCCGATGACCAGGCCGCTCTGGTGCTCACCGCCACCTGAGGCCCGGCCCGGCGCCGGCCGGCCGGCGCGGACGGGGCCCGGCCCCACCGGCCCCCGGGGCCACAAAGGCCCGTTCTCCCTCTGCCCTTCGCCGCGCACCGTGCCTATTTTGGCTCCATGGATCCCGTGCCGCGTACCTCCCCCGACGACCCCAACCCGCTGCGCCGGCTCTCCCTGGACGCACTGCGGCGGCGTACGAGTATGAAGTGGCGTACCTACCCGGACGATGTGCTGCCGCTGTGGGTGGCGGAGATGGATGTGCCGCTCGCCGAACCGGTCGCCGCGGCGATCACGGAGGCGGTCGCGCTCGGCGACACCGGCTACCCGACGGGCACCGCGTACGCCCGGGCGCTGGCCGGTTTCGCACGGACGCGGTGGGGCTGGGACGGGCTCGTGGTGGACCGTACGGCGATCGTGCCCGATGTGATGCTGGGCATCGTCGAAGTGCTGAAGCTGCTCACCGGGCCGGGAGACCCGGTGGTCGTCAACTGCCCCGTCTATCCGCCGTTCTACCAGTTCGTGACGCATATGGACCGGCGCGTGGTGGAAGCGCCGCTGGGAGCGGACCTGCGGATCGATTTCACGGCGCTGGAGGGAGCCTTCCGGCACGCCGTCGCGGACGGGGGCCGCGCCGCGTACCTGTTGTGCAGCCCGCACAATCCCACCGGCACCGTGCACGGCGCCGAGGAACTGTCCGCGGTCGCGGCGCTCGCGGACAGGTACGGCGTACGGGTCGTCGCCGACGAGATCCACGCCCCGGTGGTGGCCCCGGACGCCGGGTTCGTGCCCTACCTGAGCGTGCCGGGGGCGGAGTCGGGGCTGTCGCTGATGTCGGCGTCCAAGGCATGGAACCTCGCCGGTCTCAAGGCCGCACTCGCCCTCGCCGGACCCGGCGCTGCCGACGATCTGGCCCGTCTCCCGGAGGAGGTCAGCCACGGCCCCAGCCACCTCGGCATCATCGCCCACACGGCCGCCCTGCGGGACGGCGGCGACTGGCTCGACGCGGTGCTCCGCGGCCTCGACGACAACCGCCGGCTGCTCGACGGCCTGCTGGCCGAACGGCTCCCCGCGGTCCGCTACCGCCCTGCCGCCGGGACCTATCTCGCCTGGCTCGACTGCCGTCCGCTCGGCCTCGGTGACGATCCCGCCGCGGTCTTCCTCGCCCGCGGCCGGGTCGCGCTCAGTCCCGGTGCCGGCTTCGGCACCGGCGGCGCGGGGCACGTCCGGCTCAACCTGGCGACCTCACCCGAGCTGCTGACCGAGGCCGTACGGCGGATGGCCGTCGCACTGGCCTGACCACGGCACGGGCGGCGACTCCCGACGCCCCTCCCCCGCCGCCGTACGGAGCACGGACGCCGGTCCGCGCGGCCGGCCGCTGCGCCACCGCCCCTTCCCTGCACCGCATGTGAGGGGCCGTTTTTGGAATGCGGGGACTTTCTCCATACGATCCGGCGATGATCACAAGAAAACGGCTGGCGGCCGGGGTGTGCGGCCTGCTGGCCGCGATGACCCTCGCGCTCGCCCCCACACCCGCCGGCGCCGATGAACCGGACGCCAAGCCTTCCCCCAAAGTCGAGTTGACGCTCGATGTCAGCGGCTCGATGCGGGCGCGCGACATCGACGGCCAGAGCCGGATGGCCGCGGCGAAACAGGCGTTCAACGAGGTGCTGGATGCCGTGCCGGACGAGGTCCAGCTCGGCATACGTACCCTCGGCGCCAACTACCGCGGCGAGGACCGGAAAGTCGGCTGCAAAGACACCCGGCAGCTCTACCCGGTCGGGCCGCTGAACCGGACCGAGGCGAAGACCGCGGTGGCCACGCTCAGCCCCACCGGCTGGACGCCCATCGGACCGGCTCTGCTGGGCGCGGCCGACGACCTCAAGGGCGGCGACGGCTCCCGCCGGATCGTCCTCATCACGGACGGCGAGGACACCTGCGCCCCGCTCGACCCCTGCCAGGTGGCGCGGGACATCGCCGCCAAGGGCATCCACCTCACCGTCGACACCCTCGGTCTGCTGCCGGACGCCAAGACCCGCAACCAGCTGAGCTGCATCGCCGAGGCGACCGGCGGAACCTACACCTCGGTACAGCACACCAAGGAACTCCGGGACCGGGTACACCAGTTGGTGGACCGCGCGGCCCGTCCGGTGGTCACTCCGGTGGCGACCGAAGGGGCCCAGCAGTGCGCCGGTGCCCCGAAGCTCAAGCCCGGTCTCTACA
This portion of the Streptomyces sp. 2114.4 genome encodes:
- a CDS encoding GAF domain-containing SpoIIE family protein phosphatase — translated: MSLQPDRLGAVTTHPRSPSRRTEEYEDLFAQAPVIFVALGGPSHLLEAANPAFFEAFGGGRTQSGAPIGEVIPELGPQGVLDRLDAVYRTGTTFRARGARLVLGAPGKEREGFFDFTYEPRRDAVGEVDGVIVIAVETTVHHHAQLLASEQRLLLEQIAREAPLGSILTGMARAIEELSPDLIVSVLLADRDGRQLRHGTGPSLPAFYNEAIDGIAIGADVGSCGTAAYLRVPVTVTDIATDHRWKGYRELAERAGLAACWSTPILGTDDRLLGTFAMYHRAPKAPEETDLALSAAFARIAALAIERHHALEAERAAQEREREAREDLAFVLDASTAITREPHYADCLQRLARLTVPTLAPLCSVHVLEDGRTRRIAVAAATPAEEDLLASPVLTGQVDRAVARVLASGATETSRPAASPGDPPGPPGVTGYVSVPLATRGRTFGVLTLLATDRPLDGHAVALAEELARRAASSADNAHQFSDRVQLARDLQAGLLPPELPRIPGADLAAYYHPAGEGPEVGGDFYDVFPLPDDRWAFMIGDVCGRGALAATTTGMVRHTARAAARLLHDPADVVAAINDALTGSPLDEDHFVSLVYGELRHTPSHLALELIRAGHVPPLVRRTDGTVEHVVQSGLLLGISPEFHGACCRLDLAPGDSLVLVTDGITEARSATGEFFDEHRLADALLALPGTASGAAGLIEAVHAAVTAFAGRSTPDDQAALVLTAT
- a CDS encoding GNAT family N-acetyltransferase, which codes for MIELAPDQLPPLTGWFPAGSPGAAALPEHVRAFGTGRWWADRATAPRALAVACADHVLLRGDPGALAPDALAVFGAHYVQAPARFLPALGIAFDLVVPWERMLYLHRVPVPVPRVPDRVTVRRLTAEDAPALAALTPDAAWLHASWGGPAPLAASGFGWAAFREGDVLAVACTYFQGTRYEDLACFTAPGHRRQRLALACVAALCRDVATRGHVPSWTCSRDHRPSRLLAWTAGFRLAREYVHHLTGKPSRQGAALPA
- a CDS encoding APC family permease, which encodes MAASAGSPPRAAARHRLRAWMLEGLADMAKHHPGPHAGAQSAHRGQRWWRVMCLTGVDYFSTLGYQPGIAALAAGVLSPVATLVLVLVTLAGALPVYRRVARESPHGQGSIAMLERLLSFWKGKLFVLTLLGFAATDFLITITLSAADAATHLVENPHLTSALQNGRLVITLVLIALLGAVFLKGFLEAIGVALVLVGLYLGLNVVVVLAGVWHVATAPHVVTDWSHALTTEHGSALAMVGVALLVFPKLALGLSGFETGVAVMPHIEGDPDDTEERPTGRIRGAKKLLTTAAVIMSVFLIITSFLTTLLIPEPAFRPGGPANGRALAYLAHEYLGSAFGTVYDVSTIAILWFAGASAMAGLLNLMPQYLPRYGMAPHWARAVRPMVLVFTLVAFLVTWIFDADVDAQGGAYATGVLVLISSAAIAVTITARRARERGWTIGFAVISVVFLYTTVANVVERPDGVKIGACFIAGIILLSFLSRLARAFELRVTSVVLDETAERFIHDAAHRKIRFIANEPDQRDLAEYRDKLQQIRTDNDLPVDDDFIFVEVTVGDPSEFESELRVRGEVMHGRFRVLALESSTISNALAALLLHVRDATGARPHIYFEWTEGNPFAQFLRFFLFGQGEVAPVTREVLREAEPDRDRRPRVHVG
- a CDS encoding VWA domain-containing protein; translated protein: MITRKRLAAGVCGLLAAMTLALAPTPAGADEPDAKPSPKVELTLDVSGSMRARDIDGQSRMAAAKQAFNEVLDAVPDEVQLGIRTLGANYRGEDRKVGCKDTRQLYPVGPLNRTEAKTAVATLSPTGWTPIGPALLGAADDLKGGDGSRRIVLITDGEDTCAPLDPCQVARDIAAKGIHLTVDTLGLLPDAKTRNQLSCIAEATGGTYTSVQHTKELRDRVHQLVDRAARPVVTPVATEGAQQCAGAPKLKPGLYTDREKFAEHRWYRVDVRPGQELRASVSIGADRAVNNDYGVLLRASTVHGREIVRGAEAGDGRTDVISSGLRYPKAPSASSDDDTSAAETVCLQVSNSFSAPASVKTDPGLPVELTVDLVDGPDDASDAAFFGLGHGWWLLVSLALAGLIAGLLWGWISRWRVTVWRTR
- a CDS encoding MalY/PatB family protein; this encodes MDPVPRTSPDDPNPLRRLSLDALRRRTSMKWRTYPDDVLPLWVAEMDVPLAEPVAAAITEAVALGDTGYPTGTAYARALAGFARTRWGWDGLVVDRTAIVPDVMLGIVEVLKLLTGPGDPVVVNCPVYPPFYQFVTHMDRRVVEAPLGADLRIDFTALEGAFRHAVADGGRAAYLLCSPHNPTGTVHGAEELSAVAALADRYGVRVVADEIHAPVVAPDAGFVPYLSVPGAESGLSLMSASKAWNLAGLKAALALAGPGAADDLARLPEEVSHGPSHLGIIAHTAALRDGGDWLDAVLRGLDDNRRLLDGLLAERLPAVRYRPAAGTYLAWLDCRPLGLGDDPAAVFLARGRVALSPGAGFGTGGAGHVRLNLATSPELLTEAVRRMAVALA